A stretch of the Jeotgalibacillus haloalkalitolerans genome encodes the following:
- a CDS encoding class I SAM-dependent methyltransferase, giving the protein MNNFEEYDDPELYDKENESYLPELPLLIKWASKKSGTIIDLACGTGRVTIPLAEKGFRVMGIDVHNGMLEKAQKKSTVAGVNIDWLQEDCTNLNLEMKSPLIYTVGNSFQHFLTNEAQDGLLVSVNRHLEEGGIFIFGTRFPGSEELLQPSTEEYWRTYQNGEYKVDVSTISHYDALEQIQHYTTIRKYKHVSDEIVDEKRTNISLRYVFPKEMERLLSVQGFEVLDVYEDWKETPVSNDSYEMIYVCRKMR; this is encoded by the coding sequence TTGAATAACTTCGAAGAATACGACGACCCGGAGCTCTATGACAAGGAAAACGAAAGCTACCTGCCTGAGCTCCCTCTTTTAATAAAGTGGGCATCCAAAAAGTCCGGTACAATCATTGACCTGGCATGTGGAACCGGAAGAGTGACCATTCCTTTGGCTGAAAAAGGTTTTCGGGTAATGGGGATAGACGTACATAATGGCATGCTGGAAAAGGCACAAAAGAAATCCACTGTAGCAGGGGTGAATATAGATTGGCTACAGGAGGATTGCACAAACCTGAACCTGGAGATGAAAAGCCCTCTGATTTATACAGTTGGCAACTCATTTCAACACTTTTTAACGAATGAAGCGCAGGATGGGTTACTTGTATCAGTGAATCGGCATTTAGAAGAGGGTGGCATCTTCATCTTCGGAACAAGGTTTCCAGGTTCTGAAGAATTGCTGCAGCCAAGCACAGAAGAATACTGGAGAACCTATCAGAACGGGGAATATAAAGTAGACGTCTCCACCATCAGTCACTATGATGCCCTGGAGCAGATCCAGCACTATACCACGATTAGAAAATATAAGCATGTCAGTGATGAAATTGTTGATGAAAAGCGGACGAATATAAGCCTGAGATATGTATTCCCGAAAGAAATGGAAAGGCTGCTCAGCGTTCAAGGCTTTGAAGTGCTGGATGTCTATGAAGATTGGAAAGAGACGCCGGTTTCAAATGATAGCTATGAGATGATTTATGTGTGCAGGAAAATGAGGTAA
- a CDS encoding VOC family protein — translation MVLGLHHAQITIPKGSEEQGKRFYCDVLGFTEKEKPDSLKGRGGFWLSAGNAEVHVGTEEGFDRTSTKAHLAYEVNDLSGWRQTLEKENIEILEGILIPGFDRFEFRDPFGNRVEMIQRVK, via the coding sequence ATGGTACTTGGATTACATCATGCTCAAATTACAATTCCAAAAGGTTCAGAGGAACAGGGTAAAAGATTTTATTGTGATGTTCTGGGATTTACTGAAAAAGAAAAGCCTGATTCCTTAAAAGGCCGCGGTGGATTCTGGCTGTCAGCCGGCAATGCAGAGGTGCATGTTGGAACAGAGGAAGGTTTTGATCGCACCTCAACAAAAGCACACCTGGCTTATGAAGTAAATGACCTGAGCGGGTGGAGACAAACCCTTGAAAAAGAGAACATTGAGATTCTTGAAGGTATTCTGATTCCGGGTTTTGATCGTTTTGAATTCAGGGATCCTTTCGGAAACAGAGTTGAGATGATTCAGAGAGTCAAATGA